TAACATATAGTAATAAACAGTAAATGATGGAGAGCTTAAATAAATACCTCATCATGACTCCTTGGCTTATAGATTAttgaaaacctctttgaaaacaACATTGACAGTCTTATGCTGAGGTTTTCCATCTTTGTCCACAATAAGAATTTTCAACCCTTTCTTCGACGTGACCCTAGAAATAGCTACGTAGAGCTGTCCGTGTGAAAACACAGGTCTAGGTAGGAAGAGTCCAACTTCTGAAAGAGACTGCCCTTGACTTTTCTTTATTGTTATAGCAAAAGCAACAGCTAAAGGCAATTGCCTTCGACGCATTTTGAAAGGCAGTCTCGTATCAGATGGTGTTGTCAATAATCTAGGAATAtagactgtcttcccaacattaGATCCAGTGATAATCTTAGCGGCAACCATAAATTCCATCAGCTGAGTAATCTGTAGTCTTGTTCCGTTCATTAACCCTTCTGGAGGATCAACATTCCTGAGAACCATAACTGGGCAACCAACTTTCAGGCGAAGTCTATGATTCGGCAATCCAGACACTTTAATATTCTTTAGAAAATCTGAGTCAAGTGCTTCATCATTCACCGCTTTTGTATCAGTAGGATCAATACTATCGGCACTGAGATAAATCATTTCCTCacctaaaaaaatatcaaaacataggATTTAGTTAATGTATATAAGAAACAGTATATTTAGGATCTAAAATCAATCACgataaaagtgaaaataaaaaaattaccatcCAGCTTATCCAACATGTAATCATTGATCATGTTAACATCCTCATTGGTTGGACACAAAATAGCTCTCTCTTGGAAAAATTTAGcttctttgtttccttttaaTGAAGAAGGATCTCCGTACACTGCTTTGCTAATGGCCTCTATTGGTTCATCAGAATCAGTAATCAAAAATTCAGAGGGGATCTCGATCTCAGCTATTCCATCGTTAGGCTCTCCAAGTGTACCATCACCAACCTTTAAGATCCACTCAGAGAATTCCTTTAGATCCGCCAACTCTTCAGCTGACAAACCACCAGATGATAATCGCATGTTCTTAGTTAATTTCAGGACTTTACAATGCTCCCATAGATACGAAGAATTCATTGAAGCCATAACGATTGCAGCTCTACTACCTCCATTTATTACTGGGAGCACTTGTCTGAAATCGCCTCCGAAAACTACAACCTTTCCACCAAAAGGCTTGTCGCTCTGCTTCCCAATAATATCAGATAAGCTTATATCTAGTGCCTCAAAACAATACCTACTCATCATGGGGGCTTCATCCCATATAATCAGTGATGCCTCTTTCACCAAATTGGCTTGATCGGATCCATGAGCCATAGTACACGAAGAAAACTCATCTGGATTAAGTGGTATCCCAAACCTTGAATGAGCAGTCCTACCACCTTGTAACAACAAAGAAGCAATGCCACTCGATGCAACATTAAGAGCAATATCTCCTCGCGATCTAATGGCTGCAGATAGTAATTTCCAGAGAAAAGTTTTCCTAGTGCCACCAAATCCAGACACGAAAAACATTCCACCTCTTTCCTTGTTAACAACATCTAGGATTTcatcatatatttttctttgctCTGTAGTCATCTTTGGAATATCTCTATCTAGAGTTTCTAACAATGCCTCACGATCATAGCTTCTCTCATCTAATATCAACACATTTGAATCCTTACTATGTGTCTTTGCTAGCTGTGGCATAGAAGGATATTTTGCCAAAGAAGTCCCACAACGCTTCAGAAGCTTTTAAATCTCCAGCAAAGCGAATTTCTTTTTCTCATCGTCACTTAACAATAGTCctacaaaagaaattaaactatttaaaaaaaagacacGATGGAGTATGTAACATTTTGCTAGAACATCAAATTCAAAacgaaaatagtaaaataatactACCTGGCCTATTGAAAGTTTTACGCCTGTGATGCTCAATATCATCTGAAAGACATTCCCAAGTCTTCTCCCAAACGTCCTCTGGCCCAGATAAACTATTGTTCATGAGCATCATAACAAACAATTGTCTTAGTTCAGCTCATGTGCTTTCATAGCTTCTCCTTAGAATATCATCAATGTACTCTTGATCATCATCTAACAATCCTCGAGCATAACATTCATCTTTGTAGGTTGGATAAACAACACCTTCAAATGTTTTGATGTCATCGTAACTCGTAGGACCTCTCACATAGTTCAACAACACACGGAGATAATAAGCATGTTCTTGATTACGTGGAGCATAGTTGATTCGGCCAACACTGAATCCCCTTTTCCGTCTTATGAACTTCTTCTGGCTCTTGGAATATGTAAAGAAGTTAGGAATCTGAGCATAGGTTAGAGTTTTAGCCAGATCATCAACTATACACAACTCAAACCATGCTAAGAACATTGTATTCTCAATGAGTTTACGACTGATCACTGCTTCCagcttgtctttttttttgaaaataaccgTTTGTTTGCCTGGAAGATGGAAATTAAGCTTCTCAACTGCGGTTGACCTGAAATGAATGGGGAACTTAAAAATTCTCCATGATCCTTCAGACGCAGAAACATATCTACAATACcaatcaaaaacagattttattagttttttatatcatgttatgatattttaaaatataaattgtatataaagattttgaaaaacaatacctgcaatcaaagaactctttgAATTCATTCCTTTTGATTTGGTCCACTTCTCCTTCTGGAATACCAAGCGCCTCTGCAACCATGTGATCCGGTGGTTCCACAGCTACTGTCACACGATCACTTCCTTTATTAATGTACTTAAATAAGTACTTTATAGAACCAGTCTGGTTGCACCACTCTACATTAATATGAGCTCGATAACGTAGAGATAGTTTCTTGTTATAAGGAATAACAAATCTGTTGTCACATTTCACTCCACTCTTCTCTACATAACGATCTGTATCTTCTCTTCTACGGTAAATCGGAAATCCTTCTTTACTCACTGTTGTCTTATCAGCAAATGATTTCGGGTAAAGCTTAGAACATTTCCCATTTTCCATGCAAGGAGATTTCATATTAGCAGCCCCACATGGTCCATGAATCATCATATCCTTGACAATATCGTACAGCTCTGGTTCTTGAGACTTATCTGGAATCTCAGCTGAAATGATCTTGTCAATATCATCTGTAGTGGGAAACTTGGCCGTAGGATGCATAAATAAGAGAATGTGAGCATATGGTAGACCACGCTTCTGAAATTCAATCGTGTACATAGCTGCAACGATCAGACAACAAACACTGGTTTAGTATatagttgaaaatataaaagcaTATGATCAAGAAAGCTGAATATTTAACTCACAGGATACAGTTTTGCCAAGGATATTCTTCTTAGTTAAATCATCCATCAATGAATCCAGTTTCATTTTGAACATCCTGCAAATGATGTCTGATCTGTCCTCTGCCTTTGACTTGCGGTTGGTAAGATGTCTTGTGATCTCTGGCCATTTAGGATTGCATGTAAAAGTGATGAAAAGATTTGGAAAACCAAAATTCTTACATATAGTCATTGCATCCAGATAAAGGTTTTTCATATATCTAGGACCACCAGTGAACGTAGCTGGTAAGACAAACGAAGATCCTTGCTCGGCCATATCAATCCTGCCCGCATTTTCTGACTGCTTGATAGAGTCATAACTATCAGAACGCAAAGTCGTCTGGTGAGTCCTCAGATAGCGTAGGCGATTGGATTCTATAGTTGTGTAGGCATCCACAACAAACTGCTGAAACAACCTTCCTGAATTTAGGATAGTATGAGCCTCATTCTTGCGTTCATGCAAACGAAAAGCAAAGAACTGCCTCATGctgatattttccttttttagttttttagtaGCTTTAGTAACACCTTTCTTTATTCCAAGTCTGAAACCATCCTCTCCATGTACAAATAAAAGAGGATACTGAAGTGCAAGATATGAAGCATGTATTTCATCGATCCTTAGCAACTTCCCTGATTTCTGTTGAAGAACAATATCTCTTTTATCCATGTCCAGATTGAAATCTCCAGGAATCAGTGCAGCAACTTCTGATGCTGTAGGTGTGTCATATGTTCTTCCATCCTTTACTCTATCACTGACTATCCTCATATGAAAAGAGTCTCTAGGATTGATGGTGAAACGATCTTTTGCTGATCTGAACTGTTTAACGTAAGGGTTGGTCTCATTCAGCATCTTTATCAGAAGGTCGATGATCTCTTTCTTAAGTCCATCACTTTTTTTATAAGCTTTCGCTTGACCCCTTTTGCTGTTAAAAATAACACATACAACGGTTCAGATTAATAATTAtagtaaacaaatataaaattagggAGAGAAGCAGATTGAAATAATTACCTCAAAGCCTTTGTTCTATTTTCTGTTTCATTTTCAGTGTCAACGATATAAAGCTGTCCGAACTTAGCATCATTTCCATTTGGTGGTTGTAAACTACCAATTAAATGGTAATTCTCACCTTGGAGTACCAACATGTTTGGCCCTTTTCCCTTTCGAACAGATCTATCAATTTTTCCACCAAGTGAAGTGAATGAGAAGACCATGTTGTAAGCTCTTGTGTTTCTCTGAAAATGTTTGCTTAATTTATCATCTCCAATCAGCAAATTCTTAAGAACTTCTGGTGGTTGTTTTAGTAATGGTAACTGCACTTGTCCTTGCATACAACATAGAGAAAACTTAGGATTGGGTGTTTTCAGACGCCTATTTAAGCGTTCACCAAACCACATAATAGCTCCACAATAAGAACATGTGTAAGTTGCATCCCCTTCATCTATATAAGCTGTAGATGGTAATAAGAAAATAGTTAGTGATTATTTAAACAAATTCGATTTTAGTATCTTGCTGTTTATTACCATCTTCTTTTGGTACAGCCTTTTTAGTTGCCTTTTCTGTAGCACGAAATGCTTCTTCAAAAAGTGCTGCCAGAGATTTAACTCTGTTAGTGTTAACCATGGTATCTGGAGCTGTGTCAATGGTTAAGTCAACAACTTTGATTTCTGGTTCCGATTCCGAATCGGTGTTTTCTCGTGAACTACAGTAAAAGTCTGGTTGAAAATTTTCATCAAATATATCTACATTTAGATAAAACACAAAATGTTAATACAGATACAATATCACAAATTATTACAGCgtatatacatatacaaattAAGCTAATATATAACCTTCAAAGTCAGATTCTGTTGCTACTGAATTCCCATTATCTTCACTTTCATCACCACTCATTTGCGAGGTGTGGACTGTATCACACGCCAAATCTTCATCAAGACGACTTATAAAACTTTTCTTATGGCTGTTGTGTGGTAAGCTAGATCGTGGTCTCTTTCTGATGCCAGATGTGTCTAGCACATTAATAGGATAAAAACGGAAGTTTTGTCACAATCATTATATATATGCGATTGATACTATATTCAGAACTAATATTTATACTTACATGGTTAAGATGTGATTTGACTTCTCTGTAAACTTccgtgtgaagcttggccagtCCCACTGTCCACACCTACTGAAGAAAAACATATAGCCCTTTGGTTTAAGTCAAATGAACAGGGTCGCACAGAACACTAAAACAAACCATAAATATATTGAACCTTATTTTTAAAGCATTTGCTTATGTTTCTTGGTGTACATGGAGTCAGTagtttcaatatattttaaagcaTTCAATATATGCGATTGATAGTATATTCAGTACTAATATTTATACTTACATGCTAGTGATGTGATACAACTTCTCTGTAAACTTCCGTTTGAAGCTTGGCCAGTCCCACTGTACACACCTACTGAAGAAAAACATATAATGCTTGGTTTAAGTCAAATGAACAGGGTCACACAAAACATTATCATTAGAAGTAAATATATTGAACCTTACTTTTTAAGCATTTGCTTATGTTTCTTGGTGTACATGGAGTTTGTAATTTCTGTTGATTGCTAGGTGGAGCAGCATCAGTAGGGATGTATACAACATCCTGTAACAGTCTCTTAAAAACATAAGACAAAGGGACATCCTGACTTCTGATAGATTTTCTGTTCTGATTTCTGTCGACTTGTTCAAAATTCACACTGTTTTGTTTTCTCTGCAGCCTTTTATTCTCTGTTTGTTGTGTTGAATCCTTCCTTTGATTAGGCGGATCACTATGTTTTCTTTTCATTGTGCCTGCAAACTACGTTTGTTGACATTCACAAATTATACAAAACACAAATCAATGGTTACATAGTTTAGTTCTAAAATTGCACCTGAGTTATTTTTGAAGTCTCGCTCAATATGATATGGAAGAGCAAAGACGATGAATCAGAGTTTGGAAGTGAAAATTGATAATTTTTAGTTCCTATAATGTAGCAATATTGTGATATTAGCCATATATCTTAGTTCCTAAAATGTAGCAAGTGtgttaaaataaactataagaATCTCCTAATTATTTTCGACATATGTTTTTAGATATGAAAATGTACTAATATTCTTTAAGGATCACAAAAATACTCAAATTTAATACATAGTGTACTATAGTAAACTTATTTTgctttcaatattttattagtcaaaaatattgtgtttatgaatatattttatattttagcttTGTTTCAGAGATCATAATATTTTGGCAATGTATGGTGGCTCTGGGAACTTGGACAAAAAAGGGCCGGACTCTAATACACGTCTTTGCCAAGTAAGTTTGAAACATATACAAAATTTAGAGAGTAAATCTTCTGGTCTGGTTAGATAACATAGGGCGGGTTCATATAGCTTTCCCATATTAGGTTTTGCCATTGGTCaaccaaaatttttaatattggttGGATGTTCAAAATAAACAAACCACATTTAAAAAAGACTTCAATTATTAAGTAAAACTAAGAAAACAAAGTGTCTGTTTTATGATATAAcagacattattaaaaaaacacaagtaattaaaaaaccctaaaagcaataaaaatactaaacattAAGATCATCATCTTTAATATTTTCCATCTTCACCAGCTTGGTGCACATTTTTTTGGAAGTTGAAGTCTGATCAACTTGATCTTTTCCCTTACGCTTTGAAAATGGCGTTGAAGAACCTTCTGATGAACTTgcttcgtttttttcttttatagaaACCTTATCACACTACAAAAACACATTCCAAATAACagtaaaatcatctaaaacaacaaataatggttttatataatacacgtgattttattatttcatatatattgaaaatataccTCTCCACCGGACATAATTGATGAACCAGAGCTAACATGAGTAATAGGCTCAGAGTTGGACTCGAGTTGGAGAATCTTATCACCAGACCATACTTGTGAAACCAAAAAGATGTCTGAtccatttttaacattttcagaACCAAGAGTAagaccaaaacaaaaagattttcCAACCAAATCTGTTATAGCTTGAGGCAAAATATCTGGATCTTCAATCTGTAATGAAAAAAGATGAATATAAGTTGAcgaagtatataaaatatatttatgataatataaaTTCTTATAACCTCTTCATAGGAACCATCCCAAATATCTTTAGCCTCAAAGCCCACAACGACTTTAGCAACAGAATCAAGAAGCATTAGTTTGCAAGTACTGGTGTCATCCTTGACAGTGAGATGCAATTTGAATCTGTTTCATTTCCAACCAAAATCATCACCAATCTGAAACGTAAATgtatattgttttttaaaaaaaatatatagttaaagGATAGCAAAAACTAACTGTGGGGTTACGGTGGTGGTATTAACACGACATGTTGTGCACCAGAATATTGGTTTCTCATTTGGAGCCAAATTACCACCACCCTTCGATTTGATTCTCATGCAACGCTTGTTACACCTGTTCCGGCTAACATGACCAAAAATAAACCAGCTCCAATCCGTATCAATAGATTCGATTGAGCAGATTATTTTGCAATCCTCCTCCTAAGGttacaaacatataaatagttttagaaaTGATAAAATGATGACTTTGGTACATATAATGCTAATTAGAATTTCAGAAAAGATACCTGAGTTGCTGTGATGATTTCAGAGATAGATATAATACCAACATCATTCCAATCATCAATTAGATCCTTGATCGGACGCTTGTCATTCTTTGTAGCCGTTAGAGCAAGAGCAAACTCATCATTTGGCAtactgaaaaaaataaataaaaccgtTTTTTAAGATGTGCAGAAAAATTTTAcgtatttgataaaatataatatttccaACGTGGTTACTTGTTTTTTAAAGTGAGACATTCAGGTAAATCATGATCGAAACAAATGAGGGATGAATCAAAAGCATTGGTTATCTGCACATCTCCTACACATCATAAGCAAAAGACAtttagtaaatatttattatataaaatgtaaaaatataaatatacaaaaggTAAAaggataaattatttatatctatatttgtaATACCTCTGTAAAACCCTATTTTAGCAAAGGGGATCAGGCACACCATATTAGGATTATTTGTTTGTTGGAGATGTTCTTCAAGTTGTTCTGCATATTTACCCCACAAACAGCATGCAATGCTTTCACCCCTGAAATAATAAGgtattgtaaaaaaattaaactgaaagtatatataatatatagtgtaATCAAAGTACATATCTTGATTCACATGACTTGATGTCCATTAAGCGAAAttcaacttttttcttatcattCCCCGCAACTTGGACAGTTTGGACGTCACGAAGACTGGAAACTTGACCAACAACATCTGTCAAATAATTAATTGCTTAATATTAGtacaatatacatatattatgaaaaaaaaatctcattgaCTGACTAACCGATCAGGAAGTGAGTATTAAGAGTTCCATTTCCAATCTTTTCAAAAGGTGGGAAATTCAGAAACTGATCATCACACTCAAAAGTACTTTGGTCTATAGAGGTGTCTTCAATGATAGACATTTTGTAAATATGGTCTGTGGGACGGTACTGTCCTCTCGCGTGAGACACTGTAAATGTGTCAATGAGTCGCCATTCACCAAGCCGTATTTtactctctgttttttttatgaGATTCTTCCTGGCCGAGCAGTGTATCTTAACACCCTGAAACAAAACCGATCATAAAACTTAGAACATGTACATAGTTATTTATAATGTAAAGTACAAAAACAATTGCAAAAgtgataaaataaaacatataaaaataatcgaACAGTTTCATCTGCGAAGATCATCTCAAGGGTATCTCCTCCATAATTTGTTTTCTGCCTCCAGGAGTGAAGCAACTTAACTTGGACTCGCCAGCCTTGTTTGTAGGGCTTGACGTCTTTTAATAACGAAAATGCTTGGATCATAGACATAGCTCAAACTGATTAAGTTTAGGTGATGGTTGAGCTTAACTTCCGCACgatcgatatatatatattgataggATATTTAGTTTGTTAGGGTATTTAGGGAGAATATGCCATGAATTTATTCGCAAAGAATAAAATCAATTGTAGTCAATTTTGTGCCGGTTGTTATGGTTAGTTATATCGTAGATAATGATATCTTGATCATAATGATATCAATTGTAGTCAAGTAAAGATGCTGTTTCGAAATTTCATAGCAAAAATGTAGGAAACAAACATGAGAAGTCTACAGCAGATTAATCATTCGATCATCAAGTTAAGAATATCCTTTTTAATGAATCTTAGTTTATTCAAATTAGTTGGTTTAGATATAATCTTAGTTTTGGCATTCCCCGTTATTGTTGCAACAGAATATCACACGATAAAATCTTGTTATTCTTGTTGCTAAAGATAAAACCatgatttgaattttaaatgaattatattAGCAGTGTTATATCTGTTTTAAAGATAAAACCAGCTGATGTGTTGGCTCGATCTCGATATGATAAGACCGGTTTGATGGTTCTTTTCAGTTGAACAGGTTCAAACAAAAGAACTCGAATTATAACAGGTTTGATGTATAAATAATGTGTAAATGACTACAAAAATCTAAAACAGAGGTTTTATGAACCATTAACGGTGAATGGTGGAGTAGTTAACGATGAATAGGATGTAAGGTGAATGGGGGAGTAGTTTACGAAGAACATTATGTATCTTCTGTCCACAAATATGGTTTACACTGAAGGTAGTTGGTTACGTTTATTACATGAACAGCATGTATAAAATACCAGAACTCTTAAACAGTTTCAGCTTCGTATTGGTCTATGAAATAGTTAAAATGCAAGTATACGATTTCATAGGTGGATTCGATTATGAATAATATGTCAATCATACGAAGCTAGatctaattataatatattaagtACTCTAATGTATGTTCGTTAACCAAGCCTTTTTTCTAGGAGTCATTTTATTAGCAATGATATAAGTTAagccatataattaaaaataaatggatGATAACAAATTTCTAGTAatggtccattttttaaaaaatcacacatgaagagaagtcatgacttctgttttaatatataagactagatttggacccgcacaaccgtgcggatattaattttcatgtttatatatattttacataattagaatatatttttaaagttacttacatatttaaatgtttatatataattattttaaatataacagtttgatagttttcatgctgtaagttaattgattatttcaaatcatcacatatatttggtattttttaatatatatatattttaaaattattttttattcaattattatgatCTTGACCCGTAATTCAAAGCgctatattttctttatcaatattttcttatatttattcatttaagataataactatatatatatatatataaagtttaagataagtttattttatacatgaattatctaatttactaatgttaacccattctaccaacatattatatttctagcataaatttttaatggttgtgaattttataaaagataacttagtatatatatatatatatatattaatgtataataacattaatttcattattaattacaaaattagtgaaaatatttatatacaatttttgataattaagatattgttataatctttcaacacatttgttaaaaaaattaaatatatatatatatatatatatttataatttaaattaaaagacatcaaattatattatgattcaagtagttaaaagattatatattagcattaaggaaatacatttaataaaaaatttaaatgatgatccaaataaaaatatcacacatgaatcaaggtgagTTTGTTAACCAATTCGGGTTTTTAGGAGTCGATGTTATATTaggaatgatatattattaatccatattattagtaataaatgaatgataactgatttctagtgagagtctattttaagaaaataatcacacatgaatcaaggttgtgacttatgttttaatatataagatgtgtctatcaatttttaaaacataataagtttacagtatattttttcattgaatagattgtatcaaactttcacatgtatttgtatcttcttctatatatatattttcagattattaaaatcgtaactatatatataaagattagtaaaatattattttattgtcatattcaaaaatattgtaacattttacaaatttagaaagttttttaagaattaaacttttcgcttcatagatttatattatcgagataataattaaacatttagtttttgtttaatttttaaaataaactatatagtttaaaatttgttttcattggtttaagttagtaaagattaatcattgttagataatatgatttttgttatttaaaaaaaaaaatctttataattttaaaagttaacatcgataaatatttaaataattaacatatggatgTATAATATTAcgacattaaattatatttatttaatttatactatctacaaatccaatgaatcatttattggttaaatccaattattgatagcccaataaaaatttcttgtagatccaaaatttaaatgataagattagagattaaatgtaacatgactttctaggaatatgtctattaggttcatttttaaaaaaatcacacattaaTCAAAGTTgtgatttctgttttaatatataagatggttTTATACAAACATAATGGGCCTTATGTTAACCATAGTTCAAATGAGTTTCATGAAAATTACCGGGCCAATAAACGTTCTGATTTATCTTCCAGCTTATTGAAAAAATGAGAATAGCGATCACGTTTAAGTTTTGCAAATTCATGTTTTTCGTTGATAGTTTGCAGAGTTATGGTTATTAGTATAatgatattatataaatattattttaaaataacactgaGATGGAGTTAGTTAATAAAGAAAAGTGGGATGGGTTAATGGTTGGTGTATAGTTGGTAG
The window above is part of the Brassica napus cultivar Da-Ae chromosome C8, Da-Ae, whole genome shotgun sequence genome. Proteins encoded here:
- the LOC106448486 gene encoding uncharacterized protein LOC106448486; the protein is MVCLIPFAKIGFYRGDVQITNAFDSSLICFDHDLPECLTLKNNMPNDEFALALTATKNDKRPIKDLIDDWNDVGIISISEIITATQEEDCKIICSIESIDTDWSWFIFGHVSRNRCNKRCMRIKSKGGGNLAPNEKPIFWCTTCRVNTTTVTPQFKLHLTVKDDTSTCKLMLLDSVAKVVVGFEAKDIWDGSYEEIEDPDILPQAITDLVGKSFCFGLTLGSENVKNGSDIFLVSQVWSGDKILQLESNSEPITHVSSGSSIMSGGECDKVSIKEKNEASSSEGSSTPFSKRKGKDQVDQTSTSKKMCTKLVKMENIKDDDLNV
- the LOC125591730 gene encoding ATP-dependent DNA helicase PIF1-like; the encoded protein is MIYLSADSIDPTDTKAVNDEALDSDFLKNIKVSGLPNHRLRLKVGCPVMVLRNVDPPEGLMNGTRLQITQLMEFMVAAKIITGSNVGKTVYIPRLLTTPSDTRLPFKMRRRQLPLAVAFAITIKKSQGQSLSEVGLFLPRPVFSHGQLYVAISRVTSKKGLKILIVDKDGKPQHKTVNVVFKEVFNNL
- the LOC106448487 gene encoding uncharacterized protein LOC106448487, translated to MSGDESEDNGNSVATESDFEDIFDENFQPDFYCSSRENTDSESEPEIKVVDLTIDTAPDTMVNTNRVKSLAALFEEAFRATEKATKKAVPKEDAYIDEGDATYTCSYCGAIMWFGERLNRRLKTPNPKFSLCCMQGQVQLPLLKQPPEVLKNLLIGDDKLSKHFQRNTRAYNMVFSFTSLGGKIDRSVRKGKGPNMLVLQGENYHLIGSLQPPNGNDAKFGQLYIVDTENETENRTKALSKRGQAKAYKKSDGLKKEIIDLLIKMLNETNPYVKQFRSAKDRFTINPRDSFHMRIVSDRVKDGRTYDTPTASEVAALIPGDFNLDMDKRDIVLQQKSGKLLRIDEIHASYLALQYPLLFVHGEDGFRLGIKKGVTKATKKLKKENISMRQFFAFRLHERKNEAHTILNSGRLFQQFVVDAYTTIESNRLRYLRTHQTTLRSDSYDSIKQSENAGRIDMAEQGSSFVLPATFTGGPRYMKNLYLDAMTICKNFGFPNLFITFTCNPKWPEITRHLTNRKSKAEDRSDIICRMFKMKLDSLMDDLTKKNILGKTVSSMYTIEFQKRGLPYAHILLFMHPTAKFPTTDDIDKIISAEIPDKSQEPELYDIVKDMMIHGPCGAANMKSPCMENGKCSKLYPKSFADKTTVSKEGFPIYRRREDTDRYVEKSGVKCDNRFVIPYNKKLSLRYRAHINVEWCNQTGSIKYLFKYINKGSDRVTVAVEPPDHMVAEALGIPEGEVDQIKRNEFKEFFDCRYVSASEGSWRIFKFPIHFRSTAVEKLNFHLPVDDLAKTLTYAQIPNFFTYSKSQKKFIRRKRGFSVGRINYAPRNQEHAYYLRVLLNYVRGPTSYDDIKTFEGVVYPTYKDECYARGLLDDDQDLSGPEDVWEKTWECLSDDIEHHRRKTFNRPGLLLSDDEKKKFALLEI